The stretch of DNA GGCCGCCTTCAATGGTTTCTTTTACCGTGGCTTCTAGGCCCGTTGCAAACTTTGCCAGCGCTTCATTGTCATCAAGCTTGGCGCGGTGGGCGAGGCCCCGAGTCCAAGCGTAAATGGACGCGGTGGAGTTGGTCGACGTGCTTTCGCCTTTTTGGTGGTTGCGGTAGTGACGGGTCACTGTGCCGTGGGCGGCTTCGGCCTCCATGGTCTTTCCGTCTGGCGTCAGCAGGAATGACGTCATCAGACCGAGCGAGCCAAAGCCTTGCGCAACAGTGTCTGATTGCACATCACCGTCATAGTTTTTACAAGCCCAAATGTAACCGCCAGACCATTTCATGGCTGCCGCAACCATATCGTCAATTAAGCGGTGCTGATATTCGCCGCCAAATTCCGCGAATTGATCAGCAAATTCCGCGTCATAAACTTCTTGGAATAGGTCTTTGAAACGACCGTCGTATTTTTTCAAAATTGTATTTTTGGTCGAGAGGTAAACAGGCCACTTGCGTGTCAGGCCATAGTTAAAAGTCGCGCGCGCAAAATCACGGATGGACTGGTCCAGATTATACATGCCCATGGCCACGCCCGCTTCGGGGAAATCAAAGACTTCGCGCTCTATCGTTTCGCCGTTTTCGCCTTCCCATTTCATGGTCAGCTTGCCCGCTGAGGGGACAAGGAAATCTGTCGCTTTATATTGGTCACCAAAGGCATGGCGTCCAATCACGATGGGCTGTGTCCAACCGGGCACAAGGCGCGGGATATTGTTACAGATGATGGGTTCGCGAAAGACAACACCGCCGAGGATATTACGGATCGTACCG from Fretibacter rubidus encodes:
- a CDS encoding NADP-dependent isocitrate dehydrogenase — its product is MAKIKVNNPVVDMNGDEMTRIMWDMIKERLILPYLDIELLDYDLSIQSRDATNDQITVDAANAIKKHNVGIKCATITPDEQRVEEFDLKKMWRSPNGTIRNILGGVVFREPIICNNIPRLVPGWTQPIVIGRHAFGDQYKATDFLVPSAGKLTMKWEGENGETIEREVFDFPEAGVAMGMYNLDQSIRDFARATFNYGLTRKWPVYLSTKNTILKKYDGRFKDLFQEVYDAEFADQFAEFGGEYQHRLIDDMVAAAMKWSGGYIWACKNYDGDVQSDTVAQGFGSLGLMTSFLLTPDGKTMEAEAAHGTVTRHYRNHQKGESTSTNSTASIYAWTRGLAHRAKLDDNEALAKFATGLEATVKETIEGGQMTKDLALLVGAQQGWLTTTGYLEAIAENFERKMT